From the genome of Hydrogenophilus thermoluteolus, one region includes:
- a CDS encoding putative bifunctional diguanylate cyclase/phosphodiesterase: MIIFGIDAAQQHQTLAAFFSLPDNLALTLDAENRITAASAGLLALIGVDERGVLGQPFTALLFDADRSAVAARLQEAREQGETVRFSARLRCGDERFVGLAWSVIQAGSEGWLVLSAHEVGVNLDNAARLSPELTDRLTGLPALSLFLQRVDHGLQRLRRNPSARFAVVSLGLDRFHLVNHRFGYWAGDLLLTEVAHRLQRNVRPTDLVSRVGGDEFCVLLEDVRDVAAPLRVVQRWREQVAVPFRVGNHELSWGFSAGVAVVDQSALSGETSLSSEAILSEAQLAMREAKRQGGAATVISDPALHLTVQQQFETEAELRAAIEQDAFEPYYQPIVDLETRAVVGFEALVRWCHPRRGVLPPAAFLEVAETSGLIDAIGKQVIEKALATLRTWHEALGRATLTIAVNVSPRQLCAPGFVEWLLAAVTKCGVPPETVKVEITESAVLDQGEKTLAILSRLRGVGLQVMLDDFGTGFSSLSCLYQIPAQAIKIDRSFVAVIDTQRGYDFVRGVVDLAHALGLDVVCEGVETEAQHAQVKALGARWGQGYLYSRPVTSDQALAMLLCGQ; the protein is encoded by the coding sequence GTGATCATCTTTGGTATCGATGCCGCGCAGCAACACCAAACGCTCGCGGCATTTTTTTCGTTACCGGACAATCTGGCGCTGACGTTGGACGCGGAAAACCGCATTACTGCGGCAAGCGCCGGGCTGCTGGCGCTCATCGGCGTTGACGAACGCGGGGTATTGGGACAGCCGTTCACGGCTCTGCTCTTCGACGCGGACCGCTCAGCCGTGGCGGCACGGTTGCAGGAGGCGCGTGAACAGGGCGAGACGGTGCGCTTTTCTGCGCGGTTGCGCTGCGGCGACGAACGCTTCGTTGGCCTGGCCTGGTCGGTGATCCAAGCGGGCTCCGAAGGGTGGTTGGTGCTCTCGGCGCACGAAGTGGGCGTCAACCTCGACAACGCGGCGCGACTTTCCCCCGAACTGACCGATCGGTTGACCGGGTTGCCGGCACTTTCGCTCTTTTTGCAGCGGGTCGATCATGGGCTGCAGCGCCTGCGACGCAACCCGTCCGCGCGTTTTGCCGTGGTGAGTCTTGGGCTCGACCGCTTTCATTTGGTGAACCACCGCTTCGGTTACTGGGCGGGTGATTTGCTGCTCACTGAAGTGGCGCATCGCCTCCAGCGCAATGTCCGGCCTACCGACTTGGTGTCACGGGTTGGGGGCGACGAATTCTGCGTGTTGCTGGAAGATGTCCGCGATGTCGCGGCGCCCCTGCGCGTGGTGCAGCGGTGGCGGGAGCAGGTGGCGGTGCCGTTTCGCGTCGGCAACCACGAGCTTTCTTGGGGCTTTTCCGCCGGTGTCGCGGTGGTCGATCAGTCGGCATTGTCTGGGGAAACGTCTCTTTCGAGCGAAGCGATCCTGTCGGAAGCGCAGCTGGCGATGCGCGAAGCGAAGCGTCAGGGGGGTGCAGCGACGGTGATCTCCGACCCGGCGCTTCATCTCACGGTACAGCAACAGTTCGAAACGGAAGCCGAATTGCGTGCCGCGATCGAACAGGATGCGTTCGAGCCCTATTACCAGCCGATCGTCGACCTGGAAACGCGCGCCGTGGTGGGGTTCGAGGCGTTGGTGCGCTGGTGCCATCCGCGGCGCGGTGTGTTGCCGCCAGCCGCGTTCCTCGAGGTTGCCGAAACGAGTGGGCTGATCGACGCGATCGGCAAACAGGTGATCGAAAAGGCGCTCGCTACGCTGCGCACCTGGCATGAGGCACTGGGTCGGGCGACCCTTACGATCGCCGTGAATGTTTCGCCGCGGCAGCTGTGTGCGCCCGGTTTTGTCGAGTGGTTGCTGGCTGCGGTCACGAAGTGTGGCGTACCGCCCGAAACGGTGAAGGTGGAGATCACCGAGTCGGCGGTACTCGACCAGGGTGAGAAAACGCTCGCGATTCTTTCCCGGTTACGGGGCGTTGGGTTACAGGTGATGCTCGATGACTTCGGTACCGGTTTTTCGTCCCTTTCGTGCCTCTACCAGATCCCCGCGCAGGCGATCAAGATCGACCGCAGCTTTGTCGCGGTGATCGATACTCAGCGCGGGTACGATTTCGTCCGGGGGGTGGTCGATTTGGCGCATGCGCTGGGGCTCGACGTCGTGTGCGAAGGGGTCGAGACCGAAGCGCAACACGCGCAGGTGAAGGCGTTGGGGGCGCGCTGGGGGCAGGGGTATCTCTATTCACGTCCCGTGACTTCGGACCAGGCGTTGGCGATGCTGCTCTGTGGACAGTGA
- the hrpA gene encoding ATP-dependent RNA helicase HrpA, with product MDERTNDLDRILARDRGRVIALARRLQRARDPEVRARLQEERAQIIAASHAAWQARLAARPEVTYPPELPVSQKADAIAAAIRAHRVVIVCGETGSGKTTQLPKICLAAGRGISGQIAHTQPRRIAARATAARIAEELGESLGRSVGFRVRFHDVASPHGYITLMTDGILLAETQRDPWLSAYDTIIIDEAHERSLNIDFLLGYLHRLLARRPDLKVIVTSATLDAARFARHFETVAGAVPIIEVSGRLYPVAVRYRPIDALEESEEPLYDGIVACVAEAWQEGPGDILVFLPGEREIREARAALEAAHATIKREFEIIPLFARQSPTEQARVFARSKRARIVLATNVAETSLTVPNIRYVIDSGLARIHRYNPRTRVAQLKIEPISQAAAQQRAGRCGRVMDGVCFRLYSESDFAARAPHTDPEILRTSLSAVVLRMAALRLGEVDDFPFLDPPPYRAVQGAYQELIELGALDAQTRKLTPTGTLLAKLPIDPHLARLLVAGHELGCLKEMRILAAALSVPDPRVRPGDREAQADPMHARFRGSDRDAKSEFCWYLNLWSAWQEVIRHESGNKQRQWAQRHFLSWLRLREWREVEGQLHALTGAMGWRDNEQPATYEVIHTALLTALPHGVGQKARDDKPELRGSYLGAKGVRFWLHPQSGPLRRAQPAWVLAAERVETTKPYARTVAAIDPRWIERAVPHLIVREVGEPHWNGRAGEVRGLEKGTLFGLTVYSGRPVSYRHVDPALCRTLFIREGLVAGNLPPQRIARMPFLQHNLALVAELRELEQRLRRPDLVDEGWLEAFYASKIPEDVVDLASFEAWRRNAERGDPKLLFLTREMLLSREAEGVVSERFPATFDLFGQPLPLRYVHDPAARDDGVTLTVPVALLNQIPAARCEWLVPGMLEEKVLLLIKSLPNKQKHRLQPHAESVQAFLADCAAHPEWRKESLTEVLARWVQARTEVATLPAHFRLETLPAHCFMNFRVVDAHGRVLRESRQLDALKQALGQKARGAFAALAEAWRAHGRNGAASAGTDENASAGSKTGGEPTDAPDAKGRANQGARRDGGASEPRETRSTAPLPEGPATEWIWPELPEIAEAVVAGVATIGFPALDDAGSSGARLKLFDTETAAAAAHRRGVLRLLRFALKEAVRSVTRSDAFKRLSMVWLARERPEALEETVIEAALQEVCLAEPLPRTRAAFDERVQQGREKFLLVADAMMRAALGWFEQIAAIEKRLERIERVHPEVVADIRAQLAALTPPGFLARTPWARLQHYTRYLKAIVVRLDKLEKDPARDRRWLAEWQRAALPWQKVTAKARGAWPSFWTEYRWLLEELRVGLFASELKTPMPVSIKRLERLWAQQGHG from the coding sequence ATGGACGAACGAACGAACGATCTCGATCGGATTCTTGCCCGCGACCGGGGGCGCGTGATTGCGCTTGCCCGGCGGTTGCAGCGGGCGCGCGACCCCGAAGTGCGGGCGCGGTTGCAAGAAGAGCGTGCGCAGATCATCGCGGCCTCCCATGCGGCATGGCAGGCGCGTTTGGCGGCGCGCCCCGAGGTGACTTATCCCCCGGAACTACCGGTCAGCCAGAAAGCGGATGCGATCGCGGCGGCGATTCGTGCCCACCGGGTGGTGATCGTCTGCGGCGAGACCGGTTCCGGAAAAACCACGCAGTTGCCCAAGATCTGCTTGGCGGCGGGACGTGGGATCAGTGGTCAGATCGCCCATACGCAGCCGCGGCGGATCGCCGCGCGCGCGACTGCAGCGCGCATCGCCGAAGAGTTGGGTGAGTCGCTCGGGCGCAGCGTTGGGTTTCGGGTGCGTTTTCACGACGTCGCGAGTCCGCACGGCTACATCACGTTGATGACCGACGGGATTTTGTTGGCGGAGACGCAGCGCGACCCGTGGCTTTCCGCGTACGACACCATCATCATCGACGAAGCCCACGAACGCAGCCTCAACATCGATTTTTTGCTGGGTTATTTGCATCGGCTGCTGGCGCGTCGCCCCGACCTCAAGGTGATCGTCACCAGTGCGACGCTGGACGCGGCGCGGTTTGCGCGCCATTTCGAAACGGTCGCCGGCGCTGTGCCGATCATCGAAGTGAGCGGCCGCCTCTACCCTGTCGCGGTGCGTTATCGTCCCATCGACGCGCTCGAAGAGAGCGAAGAACCGCTCTATGACGGCATCGTGGCGTGCGTGGCCGAGGCGTGGCAGGAAGGCCCTGGGGATATCCTGGTGTTTCTGCCTGGAGAGCGGGAAATTCGCGAGGCCCGCGCCGCGCTCGAAGCCGCGCACGCAACGATCAAACGCGAATTCGAGATCATTCCGCTCTTTGCCCGACAGTCGCCAACCGAACAGGCGCGGGTCTTTGCACGAAGCAAGCGCGCGCGCATCGTTCTGGCGACGAACGTCGCGGAGACTTCGCTCACCGTTCCCAATATCCGCTACGTGATCGATTCGGGGTTGGCGCGGATTCATCGCTACAACCCGCGCACGCGGGTGGCGCAACTCAAAATCGAACCGATCAGTCAAGCCGCTGCGCAGCAGCGCGCTGGCCGTTGTGGCCGCGTGATGGACGGGGTCTGCTTTCGCCTCTATAGCGAAAGCGATTTCGCTGCCCGAGCGCCGCATACCGACCCGGAGATCTTGCGCACCTCGCTTTCGGCGGTGGTGCTTCGGATGGCGGCGTTGCGCCTTGGGGAGGTCGATGATTTCCCGTTCCTCGATCCGCCGCCCTATCGCGCGGTGCAAGGGGCTTACCAAGAACTGATCGAACTCGGGGCGCTCGACGCGCAAACCCGCAAACTGACGCCAACGGGGACGCTGCTGGCGAAGTTACCGATCGACCCCCATCTGGCGCGGCTGCTCGTCGCGGGACATGAACTGGGGTGCCTCAAGGAGATGCGGATCCTTGCCGCGGCGCTTTCGGTTCCCGACCCCAGAGTGCGACCCGGCGACCGTGAGGCGCAAGCCGACCCGATGCACGCGCGGTTTCGCGGCAGTGACCGCGACGCCAAATCGGAATTTTGCTGGTACCTCAACCTCTGGTCGGCTTGGCAGGAGGTGATTCGCCACGAAAGCGGCAACAAACAGCGCCAGTGGGCGCAGCGCCACTTTCTGTCGTGGCTGCGCTTGCGCGAATGGCGCGAGGTGGAAGGACAACTGCACGCGCTCACCGGTGCGATGGGGTGGCGCGACAACGAACAACCCGCCACATACGAGGTGATCCATACTGCGCTCCTTACTGCGTTGCCGCACGGGGTCGGGCAGAAAGCGCGCGACGACAAACCCGAACTGCGTGGCAGCTATTTGGGGGCGAAAGGGGTTCGCTTCTGGCTCCATCCGCAAAGCGGTCCGCTGCGGCGCGCGCAACCGGCGTGGGTCTTGGCCGCCGAACGGGTCGAGACGACGAAACCCTACGCGCGGACCGTCGCCGCGATCGACCCGCGCTGGATCGAACGCGCAGTGCCGCACTTGATCGTGCGGGAAGTGGGTGAACCCCATTGGAACGGCCGTGCCGGCGAGGTGCGCGGACTGGAAAAGGGGACGCTCTTTGGCCTCACGGTCTATAGTGGCCGACCGGTTTCGTACCGCCACGTCGATCCCGCGCTTTGCCGTACGCTCTTTATTCGTGAAGGGCTGGTGGCTGGGAACCTGCCGCCGCAGCGCATCGCGCGGATGCCGTTTTTGCAGCACAATCTGGCGCTTGTTGCCGAACTGCGCGAACTCGAACAGCGGTTACGCCGACCCGATCTCGTCGATGAGGGGTGGCTCGAAGCGTTTTACGCAAGCAAAATTCCCGAAGACGTGGTCGATCTGGCCAGTTTCGAAGCGTGGCGACGCAACGCCGAGCGTGGTGATCCGAAATTACTCTTTCTGACACGGGAGATGCTCCTTTCCCGAGAAGCCGAAGGGGTGGTGAGCGAGCGTTTCCCGGCCACGTTCGATCTCTTCGGCCAGCCGCTGCCGCTTCGCTACGTTCATGATCCCGCGGCGCGCGACGACGGCGTGACGCTCACCGTCCCGGTGGCACTCTTGAACCAAATTCCAGCGGCGCGCTGTGAGTGGCTCGTGCCCGGAATGCTCGAAGAGAAGGTATTGCTGCTCATCAAGAGTTTGCCCAACAAACAGAAGCACCGCTTGCAACCGCACGCTGAGAGCGTGCAAGCGTTCCTTGCCGATTGCGCGGCGCACCCCGAATGGCGCAAGGAGTCGCTCACCGAGGTCCTGGCCCGTTGGGTGCAGGCGCGCACCGAAGTGGCGACGCTGCCAGCGCACTTTCGGCTCGAGACGCTGCCTGCCCACTGCTTCATGAATTTCCGCGTCGTCGATGCCCATGGCCGCGTCTTACGCGAAAGTCGTCAGTTGGACGCGCTCAAGCAAGCGCTTGGGCAAAAGGCGCGCGGGGCGTTTGCGGCGCTTGCCGAAGCGTGGCGGGCGCACGGCCGGAACGGCGCTGCGTCTGCAGGTACGGACGAAAACGCATCAGCCGGGTCTAAGACGGGGGGCGAACCCACGGACGCGCCCGACGCCAAGGGGCGCGCCAACCAGGGCGCGCGACGCGACGGCGGCGCTTCGGAGCCAAGAGAGACCCGCAGTACCGCGCCACTCCCCGAAGGCCCCGCGACCGAATGGATCTGGCCGGAGCTTCCGGAAATCGCCGAGGCGGTGGTCGCCGGGGTGGCGACCATCGGATTCCCGGCGCTCGACGACGCGGGCAGTAGCGGGGCGCGCCTCAAGCTTTTCGATACCGAAACGGCTGCCGCTGCCGCGCACCGTCGTGGGGTGCTGCGGTTGCTGCGCTTTGCCCTCAAAGAGGCGGTGCGCTCGGTCACCCGCAGCGACGCGTTCAAACGGCTGTCGATGGTCTGGTTGGCGCGCGAACGCCCTGAGGCGCTCGAAGAGACTGTGATCGAGGCGGCATTGCAAGAGGTGTGCCTGGCAGAACCGTTGCCGCGAACGCGCGCGGCATTCGACGAACGTGTCCAACAAGGGCGGGAGAAGTTCCTGTTGGTTGCCGACGCGATGATGCGCGCTGCGCTTGGCTGGTTCGAGCAGATCGCCGCGATCGAAAAACGGCTGGAGCGGATCGAGCGCGTTCACCCGGAGGTGGTCGCGGATATTCGGGCGCAGCTGGCAGCGCTCACCCCACCGGGGTTTTTGGCGCGCACCCCGTGGGCCCGGTTGCAGCACTACACGCGCTATCTCAAAGCGATTGTCGTTCGGCTCGACAAATTGGAAAAAGACCCGGCGCGTGACCGCAGGTGGCTGGCCGAATGGCAGCGTGCCGCGCTTCCGTGGCAAAAAGTGACGGCGAAGGCGCGTGGCGCGTGGCCTTCTTTTTGGACCGAATATCGCTGGTTGCTCGAAGAATTGCGTGTCGGGCTCTTTGCGTCCGAACTCAAAACGCCGATGCCGGTGAGCATCAAGCGGCTGGAGCGATTGTGGGCGCAGCAGGGGCATGGGTGA
- a CDS encoding nitronate monooxygenase yields MTTRRALDDFRLRFGDHGPEVVPLMLGGMGVDISNTDLALEVARLGGIGHISDAMVPTVTDRRYETEFTKAKLKKYKYNVKNSDKSVVKFDLGMVREAQKLHVEKTMARKTGAGMVFINCMEKLTMGAPKETLKVRLEAALDAGIDGITLSAGLHLGSFALIEDHPRFRDAKLGIIVSSVRALALFLKKNSRTGRLPDYVVVEGPLAGGHLGFGLDWAQYDLKTITAEVLRYLAENHLSIPVIPAGGIFTGTDAVEYLEMGAAAVQVATRFTVTKECGLPDDVKQEYFKANEEDVVVNTISPTGYPMRMLKSSPAIGSGIRPNCESYGYLLDANGHCAYIDAYNRAVETTPPGDKLHVWDKTCLCTHMRNFKVWTCGHYVYRLKDTTRRYPDGTYQLLTAEHVFKDYQYSTEHQIRLPDPEPQPPQKAKGRAAAPETLADDV; encoded by the coding sequence ATGACCACACGACGCGCACTCGACGACTTCCGCCTGCGGTTCGGTGACCATGGCCCGGAAGTGGTGCCGCTCATGCTGGGCGGCATGGGGGTAGACATCTCCAACACCGATCTTGCGCTCGAAGTCGCCCGGCTCGGCGGCATCGGCCATATCTCCGACGCGATGGTACCCACGGTCACCGACCGCCGTTACGAAACCGAATTCACCAAAGCAAAGCTCAAAAAGTACAAATACAACGTCAAAAACAGCGACAAATCGGTGGTGAAATTCGACCTGGGGATGGTGCGCGAAGCGCAGAAACTCCACGTCGAAAAGACGATGGCGCGCAAAACGGGTGCGGGGATGGTGTTCATCAACTGCATGGAAAAACTCACCATGGGCGCGCCGAAAGAGACGCTCAAGGTGCGGCTCGAAGCAGCGCTCGACGCCGGAATCGACGGGATCACCCTCTCCGCCGGGCTGCATCTCGGAAGTTTTGCGCTCATCGAAGACCATCCCCGTTTTCGCGACGCCAAGCTCGGGATCATCGTCTCCTCGGTACGGGCCCTCGCGCTCTTTCTCAAGAAAAACAGCCGCACCGGGCGGCTTCCCGACTATGTCGTCGTCGAAGGGCCTCTGGCGGGCGGTCACCTCGGTTTCGGCCTCGATTGGGCCCAGTACGACCTCAAGACGATCACCGCCGAAGTGTTGCGCTACCTGGCCGAAAACCACCTCTCGATCCCGGTGATCCCCGCTGGCGGCATCTTCACGGGCACCGACGCGGTCGAATACTTGGAAATGGGCGCCGCTGCGGTGCAAGTCGCAACCCGGTTCACCGTCACCAAAGAGTGCGGTCTTCCCGACGACGTCAAACAAGAATACTTCAAAGCCAACGAAGAAGACGTCGTGGTCAATACGATCTCGCCCACCGGATACCCGATGCGGATGCTCAAATCGAGCCCCGCGATCGGCAGCGGCATTCGCCCCAACTGCGAATCGTACGGCTACCTGCTCGACGCGAACGGCCATTGCGCCTATATCGACGCGTACAACCGCGCCGTGGAAACCACGCCACCGGGAGATAAGCTCCACGTCTGGGACAAGACGTGCCTGTGCACCCACATGCGCAACTTCAAAGTATGGACGTGCGGTCATTACGTCTACCGCCTCAAGGACACCACCCGCCGCTACCCGGACGGCACCTATCAACTCCTCACCGCCGAGCACGTTTTCAAAGACTATCAATACAGTACCGAGCACCAAATCCGTTTGCCGGATCCCGAACCACAACCGCCGCAAAAGGCGAAAGGACGCGCGGCGGCACCGGAAACGCTTGCCGACGACGTCTGA
- a CDS encoding GlcG/HbpS family heme-binding protein produces the protein MERLLRRRVVGIAAAALTGLSFPAWSDEPLTVRVARLSLGTATRIATAALHHCRAQGIQVGVTVVDRNGIVQVALRDTLAPPITLEISRGKAYAAAMFGVPTSALNDRANTPIGRVPGVVMSAGALPVEAGGVFYGAVGVSGAPSGTTDEACAQAGIDAVQADLEMSD, from the coding sequence ATGGAGCGTTTACTCCGACGTCGCGTGGTGGGTATTGCAGCGGCGGCTTTGACCGGTCTGAGCTTCCCGGCATGGTCCGACGAACCGCTGACCGTTCGTGTTGCTCGGCTGTCACTCGGTACGGCAACACGCATTGCGACTGCGGCATTGCACCATTGCCGTGCGCAAGGGATTCAGGTGGGCGTCACGGTGGTCGATCGCAACGGCATCGTGCAGGTGGCGTTGCGTGACACACTGGCGCCGCCGATCACTTTGGAGATCAGCCGCGGCAAGGCCTATGCGGCAGCGATGTTCGGCGTACCGACCTCTGCGCTCAACGATCGGGCCAATACCCCCATTGGCCGTGTTCCCGGTGTCGTGATGTCGGCAGGAGCGTTGCCGGTGGAAGCTGGTGGGGTTTTTTACGGTGCGGTAGGCGTTTCGGGCGCGCCGAGTGGCACCACCGATGAGGCGTGTGCACAGGCGGGTATCGACGCCGTCCAGGCCGATCTGGAAATGAGCGATTGA
- a CDS encoding DNA-deoxyinosine glycosylase — protein MTEQPATPRGFPPLLGESPHTLVLGSFPSVASLAAQQYYAHPRNAFWPIMGMLLGFDATLPYPERTRALTACGIALWDVIASCHRPGSRDDAIVGPSVVPNDIVGLLVATPTITRIVTNGTTAERLFRRHVWRALPLALRSRLQVCPAPSTSPAHATRTVAEKTALWRVALGLSGAHAV, from the coding sequence ATGACCGAGCAACCGGCAACTCCGCGTGGATTTCCTCCGCTCCTCGGGGAATCGCCCCATACCTTGGTGTTGGGGTCGTTCCCCAGTGTCGCGTCGCTCGCTGCCCAGCAGTATTACGCCCACCCGCGCAATGCGTTTTGGCCGATCATGGGAATGCTCCTGGGCTTCGACGCGACACTGCCCTACCCGGAACGCACCCGCGCCTTGACCGCGTGCGGCATCGCACTCTGGGACGTGATCGCCTCGTGCCACCGTCCCGGCAGCCGCGACGATGCGATCGTCGGGCCAAGCGTCGTACCCAACGACATCGTGGGGTTACTGGTCGCCACGCCCACGATCACCCGCATCGTCACCAACGGCACCACCGCGGAACGACTCTTTCGTCGGCATGTCTGGCGCGCCCTCCCGCTTGCGCTTCGTTCGCGGCTCCAGGTATGTCCGGCGCCCTCGACGTCACCGGCACACGCCACCCGCACCGTCGCCGAAAAAACCGCGCTGTGGCGCGTCGCGCTCGGCCTTTCGGGCGCCCACGCGGTGTAG
- a CDS encoding glutamine--tRNA ligase/YqeY domain fusion protein: MDATLPSNFIRNEIEADLAAGRYQTVVTRFPPEPNGYLHLGHAKSIILNFEMAKAFGGRCHLRFDDTNPEKESEAFARSIEEAVAWLGYDWGEHRYYASDTFETMYRCAEVLIERGLAYVDSQSAEAIRAQRGTLTEPGQESPFRNRPREESLALFRRMRAGEFPNGAHVVRAKIDMAHPNLNLRDPVIYRIRHVPHYRTGTAWCIYPTYTFAHPIEDAIEGVTHSLCTLEFEDQRPFYEWLLEALADAGLFSRPLPRQIEFARLNLEYTVLSKRKLIELVAQGVVTGWDDPRMPTLAGARRRGYCPEGFRLFVERTGIAKAESWIDYAVFEEAQRDALNEIAPRRIAILEPLELVLTNFPPEAVEWCVAPNHPQKPEWGTRPLPFTQRLWIERSDFMEVPVKGFKRLSPGAEVRLRYGFVIRCTGCEKDANGRVTRVFAEYYPDSKSGTPGADAYKPKGAIHWLCAKHAVAAEARLYDRLFTQPIPGAPGPDGTPRSFLDDLNPNALTTVTVFVEPQAAAAPPETRFQFERHGYFVTDRFDHRPDAPVFNRTVALKSGWKR, from the coding sequence ATGGACGCAACGCTTCCCAGTAACTTCATCCGCAACGAAATCGAAGCCGATTTGGCCGCAGGGCGCTACCAAACGGTCGTCACCCGTTTTCCACCGGAACCGAACGGCTATCTCCATTTGGGTCACGCCAAATCGATCATCCTCAACTTCGAAATGGCCAAAGCGTTCGGTGGCCGTTGCCATCTGCGGTTCGACGACACCAACCCGGAAAAAGAGAGCGAAGCGTTTGCCCGTTCGATCGAAGAGGCAGTGGCGTGGCTCGGTTACGATTGGGGCGAGCACCGCTATTACGCCTCCGACACTTTCGAAACGATGTACCGCTGCGCCGAGGTGCTGATCGAACGCGGGCTTGCGTACGTCGATTCGCAAAGCGCGGAAGCGATTCGTGCGCAGCGCGGCACACTCACCGAACCGGGCCAAGAAAGCCCTTTTCGCAACCGTCCGCGTGAAGAGAGTCTTGCGCTCTTTCGCCGGATGCGCGCGGGCGAATTCCCGAACGGTGCGCATGTAGTGCGCGCGAAAATCGACATGGCCCACCCCAACCTCAACTTGCGCGACCCGGTGATCTACCGCATCCGCCACGTCCCCCACTATCGCACCGGTACCGCGTGGTGTATCTATCCCACGTACACGTTCGCCCACCCGATCGAAGACGCGATCGAAGGCGTCACCCATTCGCTCTGCACGCTCGAATTCGAAGACCAGCGCCCTTTCTACGAGTGGCTCCTCGAAGCGCTTGCCGACGCCGGCCTCTTTTCGCGGCCGTTACCGCGGCAGATCGAGTTTGCCCGCCTCAACCTCGAATACACGGTCCTTTCGAAACGCAAACTGATCGAACTCGTCGCGCAAGGCGTCGTGACCGGCTGGGACGACCCGCGGATGCCGACGCTTGCCGGTGCGCGACGCCGCGGCTATTGCCCGGAAGGCTTTCGCCTCTTCGTCGAGCGCACCGGCATCGCCAAAGCAGAGAGTTGGATCGACTACGCAGTCTTTGAAGAGGCGCAGCGCGACGCGTTGAACGAGATCGCACCCCGCCGCATCGCAATCCTCGAACCGCTCGAGCTCGTGCTCACCAATTTCCCGCCTGAAGCGGTCGAATGGTGTGTTGCCCCAAACCATCCCCAAAAACCGGAGTGGGGGACCCGCCCGTTACCATTCACCCAGCGGCTGTGGATCGAACGCAGTGACTTCATGGAAGTGCCCGTAAAAGGGTTCAAACGGCTCTCTCCGGGGGCCGAAGTGCGGCTCCGCTACGGCTTCGTGATCCGCTGCACGGGCTGCGAAAAAGACGCGAACGGCCGCGTGACCCGCGTCTTTGCCGAATACTACCCCGATTCCAAGAGCGGCACGCCGGGCGCCGACGCGTACAAACCCAAAGGGGCGATCCACTGGCTCTGCGCGAAGCACGCGGTGGCGGCAGAGGCGCGCCTCTACGACCGGCTCTTCACCCAACCGATACCCGGCGCGCCGGGGCCAGACGGCACCCCCCGTTCGTTTCTCGACGACCTCAATCCCAACGCTTTGACCACCGTCACGGTCTTCGTCGAACCGCAAGCCGCGGCGGCACCACCGGAGACACGTTTTCAATTCGAACGGCACGGCTACTTTGTCACGGATCGCTTCGACCACCGTCCGGATGCACCGGTATTCAACCGAACGGTTGCCCTCAAAAGCGGCTGGAAGCGGTAA
- the ruvB gene encoding Holliday junction branch migration DNA helicase RuvB: MNERLIAPQPLAGDERFERALRPKWLRDYTGQRKAREQLAIFIEAARQRNDALDHVLLFGPPGLGKTTLAHIIAEELGVGFHQTSGPVLERAGDLAAILTTLQPRDVLFIDEIHRLAPVVEEILYPAMEDYQIDIVIGEGPAARSIKLDVAPFTLVGATTRAGMLTNPLRDRFGIVARLEFYSAEELQQIVLRSARLLQVTIDDAGALEIARRARGTPRIANRLLRRVRDFAQVKANGTITAAIAHEALTLLDVDPLGLDVMDRKLLTAIIERFDGGPVGLENVAAAIGEAPDTIEDVIEPYLIQQGYLQRTPRGRVATAAVYRHFGLTPPSGRGEANAPLQPTLFPVSDELGRLP, translated from the coding sequence ATGAACGAGCGGCTGATCGCCCCCCAACCGCTGGCAGGCGACGAGCGCTTCGAACGGGCCCTGCGGCCCAAGTGGTTGCGCGACTACACCGGGCAACGAAAGGCCCGCGAGCAGCTCGCGATCTTCATCGAAGCGGCGCGGCAACGCAACGATGCGCTCGATCACGTCTTGCTCTTTGGCCCACCTGGCCTTGGGAAAACGACGCTGGCGCACATCATCGCCGAAGAGCTCGGCGTGGGGTTTCACCAAACCTCCGGCCCGGTGCTCGAACGCGCAGGGGACCTCGCCGCGATCCTCACCACATTGCAACCCCGTGACGTGCTCTTCATCGACGAAATCCACCGCCTCGCTCCCGTGGTGGAGGAGATCCTCTACCCGGCGATGGAGGACTACCAGATCGATATCGTGATCGGGGAAGGACCCGCCGCGCGCTCGATCAAGCTCGACGTCGCCCCCTTTACGCTCGTGGGCGCGACCACCCGCGCCGGGATGCTCACCAACCCGCTGCGCGACCGCTTCGGGATCGTCGCGCGGCTCGAATTCTATAGCGCCGAAGAGCTGCAGCAGATCGTGCTCCGCTCGGCGCGGCTCCTGCAGGTAACGATCGACGACGCCGGAGCGCTCGAAATCGCTCGCCGTGCCCGCGGGACCCCACGCATCGCGAACCGGTTACTGCGGCGCGTTCGCGACTTTGCCCAAGTCAAAGCCAACGGCACGATCACCGCTGCGATCGCGCACGAGGCCTTGACCCTTCTGGATGTCGATCCGCTGGGGCTCGACGTGATGGACCGAAAGCTCCTCACCGCGATCATCGAACGCTTCGACGGCGGCCCGGTCGGCTTGGAAAACGTCGCCGCGGCAATCGGTGAAGCCCCCGACACGATCGAAGACGTGATCGAACCCTACTTGATCCAACAGGGCTACCTGCAGCGCACCCCCCGCGGCCGCGTCGCCACCGCGGCGGTCTATCGCCATTTCGGGCTGACCCCGCCCTCAGGACGTGGAGAGGCCAACGCACCCCTCCAGCCCACGCTTTTTCCCGTTTCAGACGAGCTTGGCCGATTACCGTGA